A single Verrucomicrobiota bacterium DNA region contains:
- a CDS encoding HDIG domain-containing protein, with product MTLPTVDEANILLNEHVQDEYQRHHAFMVATAMDGYAQLLGEDAHLWWITGFLHDIDFQKHPETHPAESLRWFTEWGYPEDLIHAVEAHAYGYNGYSTLPQTKLAAGLLACDEICGIFYAYQKMNPVPYDQMKSKSIRKKIKDKSFAAKVDRLTIDLGCEHLGVPIQEHVENLIRFFAKL from the coding sequence ATGACCCTTCCAACTGTAGATGAAGCGAACATTCTTCTCAACGAACATGTTCAGGACGAATACCAACGACACCATGCGTTCATGGTTGCTACAGCCATGGACGGGTATGCCCAGCTTCTCGGTGAAGATGCGCACTTGTGGTGGATAACCGGTTTCCTGCACGACATCGATTTTCAAAAACACCCCGAAACCCATCCGGCGGAATCACTCCGCTGGTTTACCGAATGGGGTTATCCGGAAGACCTTATCCACGCAGTCGAAGCCCACGCGTACGGATACAATGGGTACAGCACTCTACCCCAAACAAAGCTCGCTGCCGGCCTGCTCGCCTGCGATGAAATCTGCGGCATTTTCTACGCTTACCAGAAAATGAACCCCGTGCCCTACGATCAGATGAAATCGAAATCGATCCGCAAGAAAATCAAGGACAAGTCCTTCGCCGCCAAAGTCGATCGCCTTACCATCGACCTCGGTTGCGAACACCTGGGCGTCCCCATCCAGGAGCACGTCGAAAACCTAATCCGCTTTTTTGCTAAACTTTGA